One Thiocapsa sp. genomic window, GGCAAGACCACCACGATCGGCAAGCTCGCCAAGCGGCTCCAGGAGGAAGGCAACAGCGTCATCCTGGCCGCGGGCGACACCTTTCGCGCGGCGGCGGTCGAGCAGCTCCAGGCCTGGGGCGAGCGTAACCGGGTGAGTGTGGTCGCGCAGCAGACGGGAGCGGATTCGGCATCCGTCATCTTCGATGCCCTGCAGGCGGCCACGGCCCGAGGGGCCGACGTGCTCATCGCCGATACGGCCGGTCGGCTGCACACCAAGTCCAACCTGATGGAGGAGCTGTCCAAGGTCGCGCGGGTGATGAAGAAGATCGACCCCGAGGCGCCTCACGAGGTGATGCTGGTCGTGGATGCCACGACCGGTCAGAACGCGCTTAGCCAAGCGATCCACTTCCATCAGGCGATCGGCTTGACGGGGATTACGCTGACCAAGCTCGACGGCACGGCCAAGGGCGGGATCCTTTTCGCGATCGCGGACCGTCTGAAGCTGCCCATTCGTTTCATCGGCGTGGGCGAGACCATCGATGACTTGCGCCCCTTCGACGCCGACGAATTCCTCGATGCCTTGCTGAGCTGAGGAGGCGGGGCCGTGATCTCTTTCGAGCACGTCTTCAAACGCTATCCGGAGCGCGGCGAGGCGCTGAGCGACCTCAGCTTCGAGATGGAGGCCGGCGAGATGGCCTTCCTCACCGGACACTCGGGCGCCGGGAAGAGTACCCTCCTGCGTCTGATCGGGCTGCTCGAGCGCCCGAGCCGTGGTCAGGTGATCGTGAACGGGCGAAATCTCGCCGCCCTGCCCAGACGCAAGATCCCCTATCACCGTCGCGAGGTGGGGATGATCTTCCAGGATCATCGACTCCTTCCGGACCGTAGCGTGTTCGACAATGTTGCCTTGCCGTTGGTCGTCGCCGGACTCGGGCAGCGCGAGATCGGTCGGCGGGTCCGCGCCGCGCTCGATCAGGTGGGTCTGCTCGCGCGCGAGCGCGCCACGCCGGTCGCGCTCTCGGGCGGGGAGCAGCAACGCGTCGGTATCGCGCGCGCAGTGGTCGGACGTCCGCCGCTTGTGCTGGCGGACGAGCCGACCGGAAATCTCGACCCCGACCTCTCGCGCGAGATCTTCGGTCTCTTCGAACGCTTCCATCAGGTCGGCGTGACCATCTTGATCGCCACCCACGACCTGGGTCTCGTCATGTCGATGCCCTATCGAACCATTACCCTTGCCGACGGGCGACTGGCCAACGACTCGAGGACCTGGTGACCATGGCCAAGCCCAAGACGGCCAAGCCCAAGACATCCAAGCGTACGCCGCACCGCCGCAGCGGTCCGCGTCTGCTGGACATGCCCGGGCTTTGGGCGAACAGGCATCTGCAGAACGCCGTCGCGACCCTCGGGCGACTCATGCGCACACCCCTGCCGACCGGGATGACGGTCGCGGTGATCGGGATCTCGCTGGCCTTGCCGGCCGCGCTCTTCGTCGTGACCGAGAACCTGCGCACCATGGCCGGCGGTTGGGACCAAGCCGCGGCCATCTCGCTGTTTCTGAAACAGGACGTCGACGACGCCGCGGCCGCCCGGCTGGCGGAGCAGCTGCGCGCCCGACCCGAGCTGGCTCAGATCCATCTGATCAGTCGCGAGCAGGCGCTCAACGAGTTTCGGGCGCTCGGCGGATTCGAGGATGCCCTCTCGCAGCTCAAGAGCAATCCCTTGCCGGCGGTCCTGGCGATTTACCCGATGGCGGCCTTCTCCACACCCGAGCGGCTGCAGGCGCTGCACGACGAGCTGATGACCCTGCCCGAGGCCGACTTCGCCCGGATGGATACACTCTGGCTGCAACGCTTCCAGGCGATCCTCGACCTGGCCCAGCGGGTGGTGCTCCTGCTCGGCGGACTGCTCGGCCTCGGTGTTCTGCTGATCGTCGGCAATACCATCCGGCTCGAGATCCTGAACCGGCGTATCGAGATCGAGATCATGGAGCTGGTGGGCGCGACCGGGGGCTTCATCCGCCGGCCCTTTCTCTATGCCGGGGCCTGGTACGGCCTGCTCGGCGGCCTCACCGCCTGGTTCCTGGTGACCATCGCCGTCGTGCTGCTGCAGCAGCCGGTCTCGCGCTTGGCGACCCTGTATCGAAGCGAGTTTCCGCTCACCGGTCTCGGTCCCTTGGCGATGCTGGTGATCCTCTCCGGGAGCGTGCTCTTTAGCCTGATCGGCAGCTGGATCGCCGTGAACCGTCATTTGCGCGGCGCGGAGCCGGGCTAAACCGCGCCCGGTGCGGTGTGCGATGTTTTTGGGTTGGATCGGTCGCGGCCGGAACCTTAGGTGTCGGAGCCGGCGCGGTTTAGGATTGTTGAAGATGAGAACGGCAATCCTGCGTTTCCGCCTCGGTTCCGGGATGCACTTGTCTTCGGAGGCGCCGTTTGATGCATCCACGGTCATGAGCGAGGGTGTGTTTTAAAATAGTATTTTTTTAGTATGTTAAACCGCGACGGTTCCAACGGCTGTTAAGTCTGCCGGGGCCGATCCCGTCCATAAACATTGCATACCGCACCGGGCGCGGTTTCGATCCGACTCAAACCCCGAAATCAGGACTTTCCTACCCATGTCGACCCCGACTGCGCGACCGCGCGTCAGCTTGCCGCGTCCCACCCCCGTGCAGCGTCTCGGGTTGCTCTTGGGCTCCATCGCCTTCCTGGTGCCGCTCCTGGTCGAGATCCCGGGCTTGGCGCCGGCCGGGCATCGGATGCTGGCGATCTTCCTGCTTGCGATCCTGCTCTGGGTGACGGAGGCGATTCCACTCTATGCCACGGCGATGCTGGTGATCTTGCTTCAGGTCCTGATGCTCTCGGATCAGGCGCTGGTCGGCGGCGTTGGCCCGTTACCGTCCGCGGCGAGCTATTTCGCGGCCTTGGCGAATCCGGTCATCATCCTCTTTCTCGGTGGTTTCTTGATCGCGGACGGCGCCCATAAATTCGGGCTGGACCGCAGCCTCGCGGCCGTGATGCTGCGGCCCTTCGCCGGCAACGCCCGTACCTCGGTGCTTGGACTCATGACGATCACCGCGCTGCTCTCGATGTTTGTCTCCAATACGGCGACCGCGGCAACCATGTTCGCGGTGGTCATCCCGATCCTGGCCGCGCTGCCGGCCGGACCCGCCCGCACCGGCGTCGCCTTGGCGATTCCGGTCGCGGCGAACGTCGGCGGGATCGGGACCCCGGTCGGCTCTCCACCCAACGCCATCGCGCTGGGTGCATTGGAGGCAGCGGGCCAAGGGATCTCCTTCATCGGCTGGATGCTCCTGGCGGTCCCGCTGATGCTGGTGGTGTTGCTGTTTGCCTGGTGGTTCCTGACGCGTCGCTACATCGCCGCGGACACCCCGTTGACGCTCCAGCTCTCGGCTGACTTCGACCGCTCGCCCGCTGCGATCCTCTTCTACCTGATCGCCGGTGCCACCGTTTTGCTCTGGTTGACCGAGCCCTTGCACGGCATCTCCTCCTCGACGGTCGGTTTTTTTCCGGTCGTCGCGCTGCTCGCGACACAGGTCATGGGCGCCGACGACATCCG contains:
- the ftsE gene encoding cell division ATP-binding protein FtsE; the encoded protein is MISFEHVFKRYPERGEALSDLSFEMEAGEMAFLTGHSGAGKSTLLRLIGLLERPSRGQVIVNGRNLAALPRRKIPYHRREVGMIFQDHRLLPDRSVFDNVALPLVVAGLGQREIGRRVRAALDQVGLLARERATPVALSGGEQQRVGIARAVVGRPPLVLADEPTGNLDPDLSREIFGLFERFHQVGVTILIATHDLGLVMSMPYRTITLADGRLANDSRTW
- a CDS encoding DASS family sodium-coupled anion symporter — translated: MSTPTARPRVSLPRPTPVQRLGLLLGSIAFLVPLLVEIPGLAPAGHRMLAIFLLAILLWVTEAIPLYATAMLVILLQVLMLSDQALVGGVGPLPSAASYFAALANPVIILFLGGFLIADGAHKFGLDRSLAAVMLRPFAGNARTSVLGLMTITALLSMFVSNTATAATMFAVVIPILAALPAGPARTGVALAIPVAANVGGIGTPVGSPPNAIALGALEAAGQGISFIGWMLLAVPLMLVVLLFAWWFLTRRYIAADTPLTLQLSADFDRSPAAILFYLIAGATVLLWLTEPLHGISSSTVGFFPVVALLATQVMGADDIRRLQWPVLWLVAGGIALGAGIGNSGLDVWLVGLVAWDALPLTLLLVLLVGVSVGLSTVISNSATANLLVPLALSLAIGLPIDPTAVGVMVALACALAMALPISTPPNAVAYATGEVQTREMVVSGLVIGGFGALLLALVMPTVWGALGLL
- the ftsX gene encoding permease-like cell division protein FtsX; translated protein: MAKPKTAKPKTSKRTPHRRSGPRLLDMPGLWANRHLQNAVATLGRLMRTPLPTGMTVAVIGISLALPAALFVVTENLRTMAGGWDQAAAISLFLKQDVDDAAAARLAEQLRARPELAQIHLISREQALNEFRALGGFEDALSQLKSNPLPAVLAIYPMAAFSTPERLQALHDELMTLPEADFARMDTLWLQRFQAILDLAQRVVLLLGGLLGLGVLLIVGNTIRLEILNRRIEIEIMELVGATGGFIRRPFLYAGAWYGLLGGLTAWFLVTIAVVLLQQPVSRLATLYRSEFPLTGLGPLAMLVILSGSVLFSLIGSWIAVNRHLRGAEPG